The window CAGTCGGTACGGGTTTTTGGCAAGGCGAATCCATTCAAATAAATCCTGGGCCGTTTTTGGGCCAATTCCATCCAGTAGCATCAAAACCCGGTTCCAGGCAATGGTATCCATAGGATTGACCAGCACCCGGATATGAGCCAGCACATCTTTAATATGCGCAGCCTCGGTGAATTTTTGACCACCGTATTTCACAAACGGAATATTCTTGCGGTTCAGCTCCACTTCCAGATCAAATGAATCGCGGCCATTACGGAACAACACGGCCATTTCATTCAGCTCCATCTCCTGTTCTCTGAGCTGCAACACCGCCTGGGTTATAAAACGGCTTTGATCGTGCTCGCTGGAAGATTGTACCAATGCAGGCAGCTCACCGTCCTTAATCTCTGAATAAAGCTGTTTATCAAATTTGAAGCTGGCTTGTTTAAGCAGGTTGTTGGCTACATTCAGAATTTGTGGGGTTGAACGGTAATTTTCTTCCAGTTTAATCAGTTTAGTGCCTTCAAATCGCTCAGGGAAATCCATGATGTTTTGGTGATCTGCTCCCCGAAACGAATAAATGCTCTGAGCATCATCCCCAACGGCCATCACGTTGCCATGTACACTGGAAAACAGCTCAGTTAACTCCGCCTGTAGTTTATTGGTATCCTGGAACTCATCCACCATTACAAACTGATTCTGAGAAGCTACTTTAATCCGTATATCTTCATGCTGTGTAAGTAATTGGCGTGTTTTTATAAGAAGATCGTCAAAGTCCATTACATAATTCTTCTCCTTATACTCCTGGTATGCCAACCCCACCTGCTGGATCTTTTCTTCCTGTTCCAAAAACTGAGGATATTGCTCCTGTAAAACGACCCTCAAATCGAGATGCTTATTGATGCAGGTACTGATAATATTCAGCAGCGTATTTTTGTTTGGAAACCTTTTCTTCTTTTTGTTCAGCTTCAACTCGGTCCGTACAAACTGAATGACCTCCAGTGCATCGGCAGTATCTATAATCGTGAAATTGGAAGGATAACCGATGATCTCTGCGTGCCGGTGCAACAGCAGGCTGCAGTAGAAATGAAATGTCCCACCCTGCACCTGCTTGCAACGCTCGTCAAGTATATTGCTTGCCCGGTTCAGCATTTCTTTTGCGGCCCTTCGGGTGAAGGTAAGAAGCAGAATATTGGATGGCTTTACGCCACTTTCCACTAATCGAGCTACCCGGTGGACTAATGTCCGGGTTTTTCCTGTGCCTGCACCCGCTACAACTAAAGCTGGCCCCTTTTCATGGAAAACAGCATCCAGCTGCTGTTTATTCAGTAAATCAGCATACGGAATGGAATAGTCTTCAGGTCGTTTTCGGGGCTCTTCTTTTTTGAGAACGAATTTTTTCATACTTCAAAGATAGCAATCTGAAGGTATATGTAAAAATTATGTATTAACTATTGACTGCTTTCTAAATTATATGTAAATAATATGTGTAATTAATTAACGGAGAGTCATTATGTCAAAATCAATCCAGTTACCCCTCTTTACGGAAGATATTAGAGTTAATGAGTTTCTCATTCTTATCGAGCCCCCTAAAAATGTGACCGATTATGTGTCCATTTTAAAGAAAGAGCTTAAAGAGGAGTTTGGTTCGTTTAAATCCGGAAAGTCGAAAGCACATATCACCGTCAGTAATTTTTTGGTAACTCAAAAACGAATGGATGATGTGCTTGCTAAAGTTCAAAGAAGAGTTTCTCTGTTCTCAACATTTGAGATGAGATTGCAAGACTTTAGAGTTTTTGAGTCCGGGAATACCTTTTATATAGGTGTTCAGCCCTCACATACATTCAATTCCCTGATCAGTGAGTTTAAATCCATAAAGAAAGAAGTGGTTAAAACCACCAAATTTTACAGCAGTGAAACCCCACATCTGACTATCGGTCGTAACTTTAATACCAAGGTGTTCAGACAAATAAAAGACAGATACCTGGAAAAGCCGTTTTTCTATACTTTTGATGTTAGAAAGCTGACGGTACTCACACGAAGCAACTCTAAAGAAAACTATGAGCTCTATTCTCACATAAACCTCCAAAATTAGTTTCTGAAGGGTTTAAAAATGAAATCATTGGCCAAGCCAGGTTATTTCCATCACCCCGTTTCTTTCCTAAAATATATATGCACCCTACAATTGGAAACGGAATGATGGAAGAAACGGCAATCCATCATTTGGCTCAGTTTGAACAAAGCTATACTTATTACCATTGAGAGCCGGGTGATGGATGAACTAATGGCGGATAGATTGATTAAAAAATATTTTTATAAGAATCTTCAGGAATTGTCTTGTAAGATAGCTCGTAAAATCCCTCAACTGTTTTAGGTAATTCCAGCAGTTTAAGTGCAAGATTGATGTTGCATAGATTTCCATTTCTAATCTCACAGTAGTCAGGGAATGAAGAAAATTCCCAATGTTCAATTCTTTCAACTAACCCGGCTTTGTGTGGGTTTTGATGTATATAAAAAAAGCAGTTCGCCAAATAATTATCATGCAAAAATCTTTGTTCGTTTAACGATTTAGCCTTTGTTCTTTTTCTAAATAAAGAGCCTGATCGGCCATATTTTCTGTTTATTGACTGAGTGTAAGAGCTAAGTAGAGAAGCTATCTTTTTGTTTAGTGGGTTTAATTTTTTGGTACGCTCGGTTGTATGATAATCTATATTGTAATCATCATTTATAATTAGAAGCCAGTGGAAATGGTTGGGCATTAAACACCAGGCGAGTAAGGAACAATCAGATCTAAAAGCCTTTCTCATCTTTTTCAAGAACAAGAAATAATCTTCTTTCTCAAAGAATATTCTATCTCTGTTATTTCCTTGATTATAAACGTGATATACGTGCCCCGGAAGAAAATTCATAAACAGAAATAAATTGATGCATATATCAAATGCAATTAATCATCTCATTTCTTATCAGAAACACTAACATTTAATTATCCGAATAAGCTGCAATCTATCTTTTTGCTTGGCACGAATATTGGTAAATATGAGAAATCCGAGAGCATGGTTATGGAATAGATTCCACTTACGGTCTTTTATCTGGCATATCCATCACCCCGTTTCTTTCTTAAACTAAATATGTACCATACAGTGGGAAACGGAATGATGGAATAAACGGCACTCCATCATTCGGGTCAGTTTGAATAAAGCTAAATGCATTATATATATGAGAGCCGGGTGATGGTTGATATAGATTTATATAATTAACAGAATTGATCTCATTTCCACCATTTTAGTCTTTCCTTTTCTGCCTGTCGCCTGATATATTCCGTCCTCAAAATTATAGGGTTCAATTAATAAGTAAAGCATTAGATGATAAACGAACCTTCGTTAGCACCGCGGGAATTTGGATGGATTGAAGTCGTTTGTGGCGGCATGTTTAGCGGAAAAACCGAGGAACTGATTCGCCGGGCAAAACGAGCTCATATTGCAGGACAAAAAGTAGTGGTGGTCAAACCCGCTCTCGACAAACGCTACAGTGAGAACGAGGTAGTATCTCATAATGAAACCGCCCTTCCCAGCATTTTAGTAGATACGGCCGATCAAATTGTACTGCTTACCGGAGATGCACGTGTTGTGTGCATTGATGAAGCCCAGTTTTTTGACGACCGGGTTGTGGATGTGGCAAATACGTTGGCTAACGATGGTAAACGTGTTATAGTAGCCGGGTTGGATATGGATTTCAAAGGGCAGCCATTCGGCCCTATGCCCTATCTGCTGGCTATTGCGGAATATGTTACCAAATTGCATGCTGTATGTGCCGAGAGCGGAACCATGGCCCACTACTCCCAGCGGGTAGTTGAAAAAGAAGGCCAGGTGCTGGTTGGGGAATACGATGCTTATGAACCCCGGGCCCGTCACTGCTTCCGCCCTCCCGTTGATCGGCGCCGTGGCCGACCGATTAAGCCATTTATGAATCCGGCTTTAAAAGAAACTGAAGAAGAACCTACCGACGAAACAGAAGAAATAAACTCAGAGCACACCTAATGGATATTATACGCGGTATCATTGGAATTGTAAGCCTGCTTGGGCTTGCGTTCGTTTTTAGCAACAGTAAAAAAAATATAAACTGGAAACTGGTTGGAATAGGCATCGGAATACAGTTTATCCTTGCCATTTTTATTCTGAAGGCGGATGTATTGGCCGGATTTTGGGCACCTTTAGGATGGCCTATGATTCTGTTTCAAAAGGTAGCCAGTTTTTTTGTGGTCGTCCTTAATTACACCACCGAGGGTGCCTCTTTCATTTTCGGAAGGTTAGGTCATGGCCCTGAACACGAAGACAGCCTGGGTGTGTTTTTCGCCTTCCAGGTACTCCCCACCATTGTCTTTTTTGCCTCATTGACCGCCATCCTCTACCACTACGGGATTTTGCAGTTCATTGTAAGGATGGTGTCTAAGGGGATGCAGAAACTGCTTGGTACTTCCGGAGCGGAGACCTTATCGGTGGTATCCAACATATTTGTGGGGCAAACAGAGGCACCCCTGGTTGTTGAACCTTTCATCAAGAAAATGACCAAGTCTGAGCTCTTCGTGGTGATGACAGGTGGGATGGCTACCATTGCCGGTGGCGTAATGGCCGCTTATGTAGCCATGCTGGGTGCTCCCTTTGCTGAAGCCAATGGTTTAGAAATACAAGTTGCTCAGCAGCTTTTTGCCGAGCGACTTCTGGGGGCAAGTTTAATGGCCGCTCCTGCTGCACTTGTCATTGCTAAGATCCTGTTTCCGGAAGATGGCGAACCCGTTAC of the Gracilimonas sediminicola genome contains:
- a CDS encoding ATP-dependent helicase; amino-acid sequence: MKKFVLKKEEPRKRPEDYSIPYADLLNKQQLDAVFHEKGPALVVAGAGTGKTRTLVHRVARLVESGVKPSNILLLTFTRRAAKEMLNRASNILDERCKQVQGGTFHFYCSLLLHRHAEIIGYPSNFTIIDTADALEVIQFVRTELKLNKKKKRFPNKNTLLNIISTCINKHLDLRVVLQEQYPQFLEQEEKIQQVGLAYQEYKEKNYVMDFDDLLIKTRQLLTQHEDIRIKVASQNQFVMVDEFQDTNKLQAELTELFSSVHGNVMAVGDDAQSIYSFRGADHQNIMDFPERFEGTKLIKLEENYRSTPQILNVANNLLKQASFKFDKQLYSEIKDGELPALVQSSSEHDQSRFITQAVLQLREQEMELNEMAVLFRNGRDSFDLEVELNRKNIPFVKYGGQKFTEAAHIKDVLAHIRVLVNPMDTIAWNRVLMLLDGIGPKTAQDLFEWIRLAKNPYRLDLSDTTSQSYIDQLKVLSKLLVALKENDHSVAKVVELVVDYYRDFCKDRYDDYPKRLKDLEAFVNVSESFTSLPKMLEELALDPITATAVDTEQKTKEEAPLILSTIHSAKGLEWKHVFIIQCLDGIIPSAYSVEDEEQLDEELRLLYVAATRAKDMLYFSYPVLAQSAYGDYFTQPSRFLKDMNNDLVEEWKLVEEEQQQQIEEGNQQQLTD
- a CDS encoding 2'-5' RNA ligase family protein, with translation MSKSIQLPLFTEDIRVNEFLILIEPPKNVTDYVSILKKELKEEFGSFKSGKSKAHITVSNFLVTQKRMDDVLAKVQRRVSLFSTFEMRLQDFRVFESGNTFYIGVQPSHTFNSLISEFKSIKKEVVKTTKFYSSETPHLTIGRNFNTKVFRQIKDRYLEKPFFYTFDVRKLTVLTRSNSKENYELYSHINLQN
- a CDS encoding transposase, translated to MNFLPGHVYHVYNQGNNRDRIFFEKEDYFLFLKKMRKAFRSDCSLLAWCLMPNHFHWLLIINDDYNIDYHTTERTKKLNPLNKKIASLLSSYTQSINRKYGRSGSLFRKRTKAKSLNEQRFLHDNYLANCFFYIHQNPHKAGLVERIEHWEFSSFPDYCEIRNGNLCNINLALKLLELPKTVEGFYELSYKTIPEDSYKNIF
- a CDS encoding thymidine kinase — encoded protein: MINEPSLAPREFGWIEVVCGGMFSGKTEELIRRAKRAHIAGQKVVVVKPALDKRYSENEVVSHNETALPSILVDTADQIVLLTGDARVVCIDEAQFFDDRVVDVANTLANDGKRVIVAGLDMDFKGQPFGPMPYLLAIAEYVTKLHAVCAESGTMAHYSQRVVEKEGQVLVGEYDAYEPRARHCFRPPVDRRRGRPIKPFMNPALKETEEEPTDETEEINSEHT
- a CDS encoding NupC/NupG family nucleoside CNT transporter produces the protein MDIIRGIIGIVSLLGLAFVFSNSKKNINWKLVGIGIGIQFILAIFILKADVLAGFWAPLGWPMILFQKVASFFVVVLNYTTEGASFIFGRLGHGPEHEDSLGVFFAFQVLPTIVFFASLTAILYHYGILQFIVRMVSKGMQKLLGTSGAETLSVVSNIFVGQTEAPLVVEPFIKKMTKSELFVVMTGGMATIAGGVMAAYVAMLGAPFAEANGLEIQVAQQLFAERLLGASLMAAPAALVIAKILFPEDGEPVTKGDVSMNVEKTDANGIDAAASGAGTGLQLALNVGAMLLAFIALLAMFNGILGWGSDITGITGLLGESLTIEMMLGWVFAPIAWLIGVPWSDAVNMGSLLGTKIVLNEFVAYLKLAEGVSAAQLSPKTIAMATFALCGFANFSSIAIQIGGIGGLAPSRKSELAKFGIKAVFAGTLANLMTATFAGMLF